TGAATTAAGATTTCGTATACCAAACTGCAATTGGGTACTGTCTCACGACAGTCATGGTAGTAACTCTGTTTTCAACACACTTGCTCGTAATGTGGACCTTATTAAAACGCTTTTAAGCTCATAATTAGAGATATTAAACCCGCGTGCTTTTTTTCCATTATAATTATCGAACTTGTGCGGTAAtgtattatgtaattttttttatttactttcactaATTGATTTTCAATTATGATTAATATATAAGTATCAGGAGATTATTGCCGTTATCGTCTTTTGCAAACTAAGATAAGGAATGCtaaatgggttaatcaactttttcttatcacacgttgctatggttacggtctcctgagtcactcttaaaattctagatttttcgtatttaaatgaaccaaacttgcattttatggtagttataagagctttccataatgggacatctactgagcatgttagtagaacatggtacagcagttcttctaacaatctatgctactattgtctcctcgctgatgggacagaataacaacaagaaatagttgattgaccaaAATGCATCCTTATTCATTATCTGTGAGGGGGCGAAGCTTAAACAACAACTAATAAAATGCccctattaattatattttgtctTATTACCTACCTTTCGTCTTTTTATcactaggtacatagtataaaacaaagtcgcttcccgctatctgtccctatgtatgcttagatcttcagaactacgcaatggattttgatgcggtttttttaatagatagagtgattcaagaggaaggtttatgtataatgtgttaacccgtgcgaagccggggcgggtcgctagtgtcagATAAACAgcattctcgggatatgatgtcgaTAGTACacttattaaacatttaaattgCATGACTTATAGGTAAGTCaaattatgatttaaattttattgataggtataggtacctatacgaaaAACCACTCTGTCACTGATGATCAACAACATCCTTAGggtaggtgggcgtttttttttgttgtccgctacactttttttttcaaatttgggattttttatgttatttctactcagaatcatgagctctttctatcctaataggagaaaaaaagtgtcctaaggtttttatttccagtccgtcaccatttttcattgactttgtatggcggtcgcgtaatggaaagatcgaaaaatgtatggaaattttgggacactttttttctcctattaggaaaaaaagagctcgtgattctgagtagaaataacataaaaaatcccaaatttgaaaaaaatgtgtaggggacaaaaaaaaacgccctgcgggctcagcacggttccatttttatccactatcactaagcccgtcactttcgcacttacatacttgttagaacgtgacgggcatggtgataaatgataaaactgcgaccgtgctactagggcacgTGTAGATACAGTCACCTGGTATAATATGTTAGTGTTACACTTAAAATGCCGCAAAAATAGGTGACAtgttcttataaataaataaataaatattatagggcaatcttacacaaatcgacctagtcccacggtaagctcaataaggcttgtgttgtgggtactagacgaagaaatatatataatatagatacttacagttaagtacttatatacttaaatacatagaaaacatccataactaaggaacaaatatttgtgatgaacacacaaataaatgcccttaccgggattcgaacccgggacctccagcttcgtaggcagggtcactaccgactaggctactaCTAGGCTTATGGCTCCACAAATAAGATCTTgtcagcagggatcggataccggtattttttgtatgggaacggaaacggtattttttcgttctttgctaattacttcatttctaatagggcaatctaataatacgaagtcgtaacctaaaaacacaactgagtcctacatttcgagtataaaataattcaaaaaatatggttatttctaggtttttgcaaaaaaccggttccgatccctgcttgtcagatatttttgcggccttcgttgtgtaacaggtattattgcaggtgactgtacagtcaaggaatttaatttgcgatccatttcgtaccttgtcacagtgacaatcaatatgaaagtagcTAGAgacatactattgtcactgtgacaaagtacaaaATTAGTAGGAATTTAAATTCTTTTCGCgcgcttgcaccatcccactaaccctgggttaaccggttaaacctggatttACCATGgtgaccagtacaatttgacactgagttaacggtttaaccgcttaacctcgggttagtgggatggtgcaagtggtcctTACTGTACGTACTTCCTTAGAAGCTCGGCTCTACATGAGATCTGagaactttttgacagtgcgagccaTAAGCTCTCGTTAAGCTTtatttcctccgaaagcggtgccgtcatatagcggccgtctccatacaaatacgacgacatccatatttagccgtattatttagtatggagacggccgctatttgagggcaccgctatcctaggaaaccgatctttaggcaacattttacatgagaatgtttttggtgggattgagTTTTTCGATAAAGGAACTTCCTACAGGTCATAATTTTGCCCATAGTCACATTCTCTCATTCATTCACTCTAGATTCCGATGTCTACGAGTATAGACAAACAGTTATAAATGCAATGCTATAACGATACTTTAGACATTTTAATTTGACCGTGTTTTACAAGGCACTTAGCTATGTTTACAGTAATTACTTTTCACGAAACACGGCAGTCATTTCACGAGACATGGTATTTTAATCGCTTTCAACATTTCATTTCTTACTCGGTCGAGGCGGCGAAATGTTACGGACAATTTTACGTAAGTGTTTAATTCTTAAATATGAGAATGTTTAATATAACATAGATAGTGTAAAACTACCCAACTATAGTAAATGTTTCTATTTCGTCGTAAGTACAAGCAAATTACTTATATCACACGTCCATGCTCCACGTATGGGTTACTAAGAAACTATCGGGTATGCACTTTGATTCGGATTAGTTCAATATATTTCTGAATGCTGCTAtctaactaaaaatataatatattatacctacttatctgAGTGCGTACTTGTCTGAGTGAGTGagtattacctacttatctGGTCAGATATAAGTAGTGACTCATATGTGGCGCATGAACTCGTGAAGGTAAGTTCTTCGTGACCCATATATGGGGCACTGGACTGTGAACGGACTGAACAGTTAACTAGAAAATATCTTCTTTCATGTGTGACTTTATccatatattaggtatatgtatgtcGTCACAACTTAACGCCCGAGCAAAGAGCTAGTATCCTAACCCGAATGCCTCTGTCAAGTAATCAACAAATCTATTTAGTTTCAGTAGTATTACCAACTATGATGACAGCCAATCAAAAGGAGCCATATTTCGACCGTATGCCACTCGACCCAACAATGTACGCTAGAACTGGACCACCATATACCGAAAAATTAGAAACTCATACGAAAAAACATGATATTCAGAATTCTCAAGCAAACAAACCACAAAACATATCTCCTAACGAATTCACATTTACCGCAAAACCAATAGAACCGGTTAATCTAAATCCGGTTACTCCCAAACCGGTTTCTAGAAATGGAGACACAGAACAACGGAAATCTGATAAGACCATACCCGCATACATCTTAAAATCTGTGGAACTGAACAATCATGATGTTAATGAAAATGAGGTAAttataaatgatattttttcAAATGTCAAACCAAATCAGATACACAGAATACAGGTACCAATAATAAGCCCAGAATCGGTTAGTCTGCCGAAGCAAAATATGTTATCATTTGTCCGTCATGGACTTTTAAAAAAACGGTTACCTGTGTCTAACAAAAAAACGGTAAATTACCCCACAAAGGAATATAATTTACCGCTAACTTACAGACCACCGCTTAGCGGATTATCACTACCGATAGAAAACATAAAACCGGTAATTCAACCAGTAAAGGAACTGCCGGCATTACCCGACAAATATAACAATTGCGAAAAACGGGTATACCCGTTGCCATTATTATCCCAAAAACCGTTTAGCAAAAACTTTCACAAAGATAGATTGCTAAAGGAAAAATTGGTATCATTGCTTATGTCATCAAAAAAAGATTTAGAAAAGCAAGTAAGGGACTTACAGTCTATCCATGATACACTGAAGTCGGAAACGATGTACAAGATCGGATATCTCACGAGTCACATGAACAAGATGAATACACATATAAATATGTTACATAGAAGTGTTCAGGATAATCAGCAT
Above is a window of Cydia amplana chromosome 26, ilCydAmpl1.1, whole genome shotgun sequence DNA encoding:
- the LOC134660187 gene encoding uncharacterized protein LOC134660187; amino-acid sequence: MLRTILLSVVLPTMMTANQKEPYFDRMPLDPTMYARTGPPYTEKLETHTKKHDIQNSQANKPQNISPNEFTFTAKPIEPVNLNPVTPKPVSRNGDTEQRKSDKTIPAYILKSVELNNHDVNENEVIINDIFSNVKPNQIHRIQVPIISPESVSLPKQNMLSFVRHGLLKKRLPVSNKKTVNYPTKEYNLPLTYRPPLSGLSLPIENIKPVIQPVKELPALPDKYNNCEKRVYPLPLLSQKPFSKNFHKDRLLKEKLVSLLMSSKKDLEKQVRDLQSIHDTLKSETMYKIGYLTSHMNKMNTHINMLHRSVQDNQHNWDALQILEAYEEVIKNNDRVRELVNAMRSYLRARKKPVGSRVEKSPLINSISWAYYDDTMP